A region from the Bacilli bacterium genome encodes:
- the cwlD gene encoding N-acetylmuramoyl-L-alanine amidase CwlD, which produces FFMKKRRRRRIRILIWLSRRGAARLALLAFALAFLLLYFTSDLKSGFVWEQWSLPLSGKVIAIDAGHGGPDGGAESSEGIAEKNINLAIAKMLRDYLQQTGAVVVMTREEDKDLADKNTAGLSKRKTEDLVNRARLIKSRKAELLVSIHLNSIPSARWHGAQTFYDPKNEMNKLLAQSIQAEIKAALQNTDREANTVRTLFLLRTSDVPSALVEAGFLSNPEEAKLLAKPEYQKKMAAAIYRGILRFYSGVGLGS; this is translated from the coding sequence TTTTTTTATGAAGAAAAGAAGACGGCGGCGAATCCGCATTCTGATCTGGCTTTCGCGCCGTGGAGCGGCCAGATTGGCGCTTTTGGCATTTGCGCTGGCATTTTTGCTCTTGTATTTCACTTCGGATTTAAAAAGCGGCTTCGTTTGGGAACAGTGGTCGCTTCCCTTGTCGGGCAAAGTGATCGCGATCGATGCCGGGCATGGCGGACCTGACGGCGGGGCGGAGAGCAGCGAAGGGATTGCGGAAAAAAATATCAATCTCGCGATCGCCAAAATGCTGCGCGATTATTTGCAGCAAACCGGAGCCGTTGTCGTCATGACCCGCGAAGAAGATAAAGATTTGGCGGATAAAAATACGGCAGGACTAAGCAAAAGAAAAACCGAAGACCTCGTCAACCGCGCCAGGCTGATCAAATCGCGAAAAGCCGAATTGCTGGTCAGCATCCATTTGAACAGCATTCCTTCCGCCCGCTGGCATGGCGCGCAAACATTTTACGACCCGAAAAACGAAATGAACAAGCTGCTGGCGCAATCGATCCAGGCGGAAATCAAAGCGGCGCTGCAAAACACCGACCGCGAGGCGAATACGGTCCGCACCCTGTTTTTGCTGCGCACTTCGGACGTGCCAAGCGCGCTTGTGGAAGCGGGCTTTTTGTCCAACCCGGAAGAAGCGAAATTGCTTGCGAAACCCGAATATCAAAAAAAGATGGCGGCGGCGATTTATCGCGGCATCTTGCGATTTTACTCAGGAGTTGGTCTTGGATCATAA
- a CDS encoding Mrp/NBP35 family ATP-binding protein produces MKRNQVLDALRELQDPQLQKSLVDMRFVKDIMIREDSVSITLVLSKADDHTKDEYKKLAVAALAKAGIKAAHVRIREATAQELSSFREKKVEEIPHTEGYDAMQDKVQHEMRKAGMPKLLEKDATTQFIAVASGKGGVGKSTVTVNLAVALARRGKKVGIMDCDIYGFSVPDLMGIEEYPQLVNRKVIPVQKNGVDVISMGFFVEDNAPIVWRGPMLGKMLRNFFNEVEWGNVEYMLLDLPPGTGDIALDVHQMIPHSKEIIVTTPHSTAAFVAARAGAMARGTNHEILGVVENMSYYVCAECGHKDYIFGRGGGAKLAQELGTELLGQIPLGAPDNHPLEADYAPAVYKEDSETGKMYLEMADLIIAKTS; encoded by the coding sequence ATGAAAAGAAACCAGGTGCTTGATGCGCTGCGCGAACTGCAGGATCCGCAGCTGCAAAAAAGTCTGGTGGACATGCGTTTTGTGAAAGACATCATGATTCGCGAAGATAGCGTCTCCATTACTTTGGTGTTATCGAAAGCCGATGACCATACAAAAGATGAATATAAAAAACTCGCCGTGGCAGCGCTGGCGAAAGCCGGCATCAAAGCGGCGCATGTTCGCATACGGGAAGCTACCGCGCAAGAGTTGTCTTCCTTCCGGGAAAAGAAGGTTGAGGAAATACCGCATACGGAAGGCTATGACGCCATGCAAGACAAAGTCCAGCATGAAATGCGCAAAGCGGGCATGCCCAAATTGCTGGAAAAAGACGCGACAACGCAATTTATTGCGGTGGCAAGCGGCAAAGGCGGCGTCGGCAAATCGACGGTAACGGTCAATTTGGCGGTTGCTTTGGCCAGACGAGGCAAGAAAGTCGGCATCATGGACTGTGACATTTACGGCTTCAGCGTACCGGATTTGATGGGCATCGAAGAATATCCGCAATTGGTGAACCGCAAAGTCATTCCCGTGCAGAAAAACGGCGTCGATGTCATTTCCATGGGATTTTTTGTGGAAGATAACGCTCCGATCGTTTGGCGCGGACCGATGCTTGGCAAGATGCTGCGCAATTTCTTTAATGAAGTGGAATGGGGCAACGTGGAATATATGCTGCTCGATTTGCCTCCCGGCACCGGGGACATTGCCCTGGATGTGCATCAGATGATTCCGCACAGCAAGGAAATCATTGTCACCACTCCGCATTCCACCGCGGCGTTTGTGGCGGCAAGAGCGGGCGCCATGGCGCGGGGAACCAATCATGAAATTTTGGGCGTGGTGGAAAACATGTCCTATTATGTTTGCGCCGAGTGCGGACACAAAGACTATATATTCGGCCGCGGCGGCGGCGCCAAACTGGCGCAGGAGCTCGGAACGGAACTGCTTGGGCAAATTCCGCTCGGCGCGCCGGACAATCACCCGCTGGAAGCCGATTACGCTCCGGCAGTGTATAAGGAAGATTCGGAAACAGGCAAAATGTATTTGGAAATGGCGGATCTCATAATCGCCAAAACTTCATGA